In the Neospora caninum Liverpool complete genome, chromosome Ia genome, one interval contains:
- a CDS encoding putative zinc finger (CCCH type) protein, producing the protein MVGRQGEAGKSPGGGSSSETPSPATSGKVTSRASPAGGRADGDGIVHMSCGAQDHFPNVMNGRTGSACRPRHSHLEKSVAADASSQAELPRGAFNPRSVSGGASKIGRQRTRRRSKKDKAETRSEGREHGSAAATVDEKNEQTDSDPTGEVQRPASSRDGPSSHEEAGPSGKTDFLSEASTVRVREEKEAGGHIRAGARPKASTCHAETVTEFGDKNKRVAATASAEEERKGAKTVLLHGKAVESSLGHSEAPVIRVLREAGVSAATQTGGRGDSEADGDAQPSSSGEVDPRATDLDESDGDRPPASSSERRDSGDSVAGPPVRLVRAYSQYYKTKMCAYVVQGRACARDSKCVYAHSESELREPPNLEKTRLCPVFKQTGACPNKDSCAYAHSAVELRHTVTVFKTKICHMWNKGKCGAGPACRHAHGLEELKRHRQRSQQELVALSRGSQLQVNLNGAAGLQRSCQQSEEGASPVNGGKGNASSSTGESGDAHKTKEASGKRAKEDENTEAESKWDGAAPSGPSATAKGLAEKKPQASDRAALTRERRVPVTRRPAAGTEGAGQHVRAVAPGPEQSFGVSGPQRKGRAEDRKAQVALAALGMSSSQRVRDGFSQSHSHTRVQPSRQHGDSLRGYVSDREITAYRSSRDLGLVAPHNGRARDASGAAGADPFDSSGRERDAVESRGGQPTLNPLAQVLASDLRLPWIQPPPERSRPPMQRPEQVTRQVPACVPWSVSGGGNDGWRDTAEQVPAALTQYLSALLALQNADFSSQEGQNLLSVSEPYAVSGMRGRVPSMSHNQTVAPVSRTGSGGAQFQLSASRGLQQRPSNFGDPLESVSRNVQGLPSSVAQQRRAQQGALLQLLLGCRAGDFAGGSTQRMASVDESPTERLHHGPLYRETPTPRTARGFSESRSPRTWTPVPTAAGLDSVHLSSALASGRTTRTSSVPSFAVSSSTAVGLLELLARPEPGGSVQSALEPRSQDSGASFPLADGGFLGLATDGAAAVLDAASARDDGGEHAGTSPRRLLLMKGDSHLQDSVQYFLSTVAPMSSGRTTPGSSLQENPLQAPLPAEVAPGSQQGLPAMPPSTTAPTDGRFCRGSAPPVGAYFPQPASVGGRRPVPEPSTLPTVVASVPFTALPEGSGESRTDTPETPWVGKGNWC; encoded by the exons ATGGTTGGTCGtcagggcgaggcgggaaagTCACCCGGTGGCGGCTCCTCTTCAGAGACACCGTCACCGGCAACCTCCGGCAAGGTGACCAGTCGCGCGAGCCCCGCAGGTGGGCGAGCTGACGGCGATGGTATCGTGCATATGTCTTGTGGAGCGCAAGACCACTTTCCAAACGTAATGAACGGGCGTACTGGCAGTGCGTGCCGTCCCCGGCACTCTCACCTTGAAAAGTCCGTCGCGGCGGATGCGTCCTCCCAGGCGGAATTGCCCCGTGGGGCGTTTAATCCGCGCTCTGTGAGTGGCGGCGCGTCGAAGATTGGCCGTCAGCGAACTCGCCGGCGAagcaagaaagacaaagcagagacaaggTCGGAGGGACGTGAGCATGGTTCGGCCGCGGCGACTgtggacgagaagaacgagcaAACTGACTCCGATCCAACAGGCGAAGTGCAACGCCCTGCGAGTAGCCGAGACGGACCGAGCTCGCATGAGGAGGCCGGCCCTTCAGGAAAGACGGACTTTTTAAGCGAAGCTTCAACGGTTCGGGTCcgtgaagagaaggaagcaggcgGTCACATACGAGCAGGAGCCCGTCCAAAGGCAAGCACGTGCCATGCAGAAACTGTGACCGAGTTTGGTGACAAAAACAAGCGAGTGGCAGCGACAGCATCcgccgaagaggagaggaagggcgcgAAAACGGTGCTTCTTCACGGGAAAGCTGTGGAATCCAGCCTGGGACACTCAGAGGCGCCTGTCATTCGCGTGCTGCGCGAGGCAGGTGTCTCGGCTGCCACGCAAACGGGCGGGAGAGGTGACAGCGAGGCCGACGGAGATGCTCAGCCGTCGAGTAGCGGCGAAGTTGATCCAAGGGCCACAGACCTAGACGAAAGTGATGGAGACAGACCTCCCGCTTCCAGCTCTGaacggcgagacagcggcgacagCGTCGCGGGCCCTCCTGTTCGCCTCGTGAGAGCGTACTCCCAGTACTACAAA aCGAAAATGTGTGCGTATGTCGTCCAAGGGAGGGCCTGTGCCCGCGATAGCAAGTGCGTCTACGCACATAGTGAAAGCGAGCTGAGGGAGCCGCCCAAtttggagaagacgcgcttGTGCCCGGTGTTCAAGCAGACAGGCGCCTGCCCCAACAAAGACTCCTGTGCCTATGCACACAGCGCTGTTGAACTCCGTCATACAGTTACTGTTTTCAAAAC AAAAATCTGCCATATGTGGAACAAAGGAAAGTGCGGAGCCGGTCCAGCGTGTCGCCACGCTCATGGCTTGGAGGAGTTGAAGCGGCACCGTCAGCGCAGTCAGCAGGAACTTGTGGCGCTGTCACGAGGCTCGCAGTTGCAGGTCAACTTGAATGGCGCAGCTGGGTTGCAGAGGAGCTGTCAGCAaagtgaagaaggagcgTCGCCGGTGAATGGAGGGAAAGGTAACGCTTCTTCGtcaacaggagagagcggcgacgcccACAAAACAAAGGAAGCCAGTGGGAAGCGGGCGAAGGAGGACGAGAATACCGAGGCGGAGTCGAAATGGGACGGAGCCGCTCCTAGTGGTCCTTCGGCGACTGCGAAAGGTctcgccgagaagaagccgcaaGCGTCGGACCGTGCGGCACTGACTAGAGAGCGACGGGTTCCGGTAACTCGTCGACCAGCGGCAGGAACGGAGGGCGCTGGACAGCATGTGCGTGCCGTGGCACCAGGGCCAGAGCAGAGCTTCGGTGTCTCTGGTCCGCAGCGAAAAGGCCGagcagaagacagaaaagcgcAGGTGGCCCTTGCCGCCCTAGGAATGTCAAGCTCGCAGCGAGTCCGAGATGGCTTTTCTCAGTCGCATAGTCATACTCGCGTGCAGCCAAGTCGCCAGCACGGTGACAGTTTGCGAGGTTATGTTTCAGACCGGGAGATAACAGCGTATCGCTCTTCGCGCGACTTGGGTCTGGTGGCGCCTCACAACGgccgagcgcgagacgcgagtgGCGCCGCCGGTGCAGATCCATTTGATTCCTCGGGACGAGAAAGGGATGCCGTGGAGAGTCGCGGAGGACAACCCACTCTGAATCCTTTGGCTCAAGTGTTAGCATCAGATCTCCGCCTTCCATGGATTCAGCCGCCCCCTGAGAGGAGTCGCCCGCCCATGCAGAGACCCGAACAGGTGACGCGGCAGGTTCCAGCTTGCGTCCCCTGGAGTGTGAGCGgcggaggaaacgacgggtggagagacacggcagaACAAGTGCCAGCGGCCCTAACGCAGTATCTGTCGGCCTTGTTGGCATTGCAGAATGCGGACTTTTCAAGTCAGGAAGGACAGAACTTACTGAGTGTGTCGGAACCATATGCAGTGAGTGGCATGCGGGGGCGCGTGCCGTCGATGTCGCACAACCAGACTGTAGCTCCGGTCTCGCGGACAGGCTCGGGTGGTGCCCAGTTTCAACTATCCGCTTCCCGAGGATTGCAACAGCGTCCGTCAAATTTTGGAGACCCGTTGGAGTCTGTAAGCCGGAACGTCCAAGGGCTTCCCTCTAGCGTTGCCCAGCAGCGGCGGGCGCAACAGGGCGCGCTGCTTCAGTTGTTGCTGGGGTGCAGAGCAGGGGACTTCGCTGGAGGGTCAACACAGAGGATGGCTTCCGTCGATGAGTCGCCGACAGAGCGGTTGCATCATGGGCCGCTGTATCGCGAGACACCGACTCCGCGAACAGCTCGGGGTTTCAGCGAGTCACGGTCACCCAGAACTTGGACACCGGTGCCGACTGCAGCAGGACTCGATTCGGTGCACCTTAGCTCGGCACTTGCTTCAGGAAGGACTACGCGGACGTCCTCGGTACCATCATTTGCAGTTTCGAGTTCGACGGCTGTGGGCCTTTTGGAGTTGCTTGCTAGGCCAGAACCTGGAGGCTCAGTGCAGTCTGCGCTGGAACCGCGTTCTCAGGACAGTGGGGCGTCATTCCCGCTGGCGGATGGAGGGTTTTTGGGACTGGCGACTGACGGGGCCGCAGCGGTCCTCGACGCCGCTTCGGCGAGAGACGATGGTGGGGAGCACGCCGGTACGAGTCCGCGGCGGCTGTTGCTCATGAAAGGCGACAGCCATTTGCAGGACTCTGTGCAATATTTCCTCTCCACTGTCGCTCCGATGAGTTCCGGACGAACCACACCCGGCAGTAGCTTGCAAGAAAATCCCctgcaggcgccgctgcctgcAGAGGTGGCTCCTGGGTCGCAGCAGGGTCTTCCAGCAATGCCGCCCTCAACCACTGCACCTACAGATGGCAGATTTTGCCGTGGTTCAGCCCCGCCAGTGGGGGCCTATTTTCCACAACCTGCCTCTGTCGGTGGGCGTCGACCTGTGCCCGAACCGAGTACGCTGCCCACTGTAGTCGCTTCGGTGCCGTTTACCGCCCTTCCTGAGGGAAGTGGTGAGAGCAGAACAGACACCCCGGAGACTCCCTGGGTTGGTAAAGGGAACTGGTGCTAA
- a CDS encoding lipocalin-like protein, related, whose protein sequence is MSAKIGMLTFFIFVLTSLTESMQGQLASAEALSREVRVMKNLDINRYLGTWYEHASNLAAKATFELGCTCSTAEYSLTPGSTTVDVRNSCRRRAFGEVRGKAYPVSPVSEDGIIKEARFKVDFTGSGPPSQGDLGNYWVLWTDYNYAIVGGPVPFKRLFFLSRTSHVTDDELAVMYKHALDAGVLPVELLPPFLVRTDQDPYHCRDETEATR, encoded by the coding sequence ATGTCCGCTAAAATCGGCATGTTGACGTTTTTCATCTTTGTTCTCACTTCTTTGACGGAGTCGATGCAAGGGCAGCTGGCTTCGGCTGAGGCGTTGTCCAGAGAAGTGCGTGTCATGAAGAACTTGGACATTAACAGGTACTTAGGTACCTGGTACGAGCACGCCAGCAACCTGGCTGCGAAAGCAACCTTTGAATTAGGGTGTACGTGCAGCACCGCTGAGTACTCCTTGACCCCAGGATCGACAACTGTTGATGTACGTAATAGCTGTCGCAGAAGGGCATTCGGTGAAGTTCGCGGAAAGGCGTATCCGGTGTCGCCGGTTTCAGAAGACGGTATCATCAAAGAGGCACGCTTCAAAGTGGACTTCACAGGAAGTGGCCCGCCATCGCAAGGAGATTTGGGAAATTACTGGGTACTGTGGACTGACTATAACTACGCCATCGTCGGAGGGCCTGTACCGTTCAAGAgacttttcttcctttcacGGACAAGCCACGTCACTGATGATGAGCTTGCTGTTATGTACAAGCATGCTCTAGATGCAGGTGTGCTACCAGTGGagcttcttccgccgttTCTGGTACGCACTGATCAGGATCCATACCACTGCCGTGATGAAACCGAGGCGACTCGTTAA